A single genomic interval of Penicillium psychrofluorescens genome assembly, chromosome: 2 harbors:
- a CDS encoding uncharacterized protein (ID:PFLUO_002256-T1.cds;~source:funannotate), whose translation MSGRFVRSSKYRHVFGRPTRKEQCYDNLRVSRNAWDTNLVKVNPKYLAVNWEAGGGGAFAVLPLEERGKLPDKFPLFRGHTAVVLDTDWNPFNDDLIASSSDDGKVLLWRVPENFTVRSDADPDDIKDIAPVGKLTGHPKKIGHVLFNPAAENVLATASGDYTVKVWDIEAGAPKLTLNVGDIVQSQSWSANGSLLVTTSRDKKLRIWDVRQERPAHETNGHSGAKNSRSVWLGERDRIATTGFSKMSDRQLALWDIRAVREPINGFKTLDSISGVCMPFWDDGTSCLYLAGRGDGNIRYFELENDKFEFLSEHKSADPQRGIAFMPKRGVNMHEHEVARAYKTVNDTYIEPVSFIVPRRSENFQDDIYPATIGVTPAMGSSDWLAGKEAIPPKISMASLYDGEGIQEVSGSQDKPTGSMEPVEPTPVEKKPEPVAKKPEPEPEPEPSPVVKPAPSMKEQGASMAAMVNKFADDEEDAESVEEDDDASSFEEVSKPVERAARPVVAESSSPRVSSPLRPKEEPMPQPSVATKTVSSPASESSLPAATVHREIEEIKNLIAEQTKTIAAQAQQMQILTGEIESLKSKLN comes from the exons ATGTCCGGGCGGTTTGTGCGTTCTTCCAAGTACC GCCACGTTTTCGGGCGGCCGACACGAAAG GAACAATGCTACGATAATCTCCGCGTCTCGAGAAACGCCTGGGATACCAATTTGGTCAAG GTCAACCCGAAGTATTTGGCAGTCAATTGGGaagctggcggtggaggcgCTTTTGCCGTACTTCCTCTGGAGGAGCGTGGCAAATTGCCGGACAAATTCCCTCTGTTCCGTGGTCACACCGCGGTCGTTTTAGATACCGACTG GAACCCTTTCAATGATGATCTGATTGCCTCGAGCTCGGATGACGGAAAG GTTTTGCTCTGGCGGGTCCCGGAGAACTTCACCGTCCGCTCCGATGCCGACCCGGATGATATCAAGGACATTGCGCCTGTCGGGAAACTGACTGGCCACCCCAA AAAGATCGGCCACGTGCTTTTCAACCCCGCGGCGGAGAACGTGCTGGCAACGGCCTCGGGCGACTATACCGTGAAGGTCTGGGATATCGAGGCGGGGGCTCCGAAGTTGACCCTGAACGTCGGCGACATTGTGCAGTCCCAGTCGTGGAGTGCCAACGGCTCGCTTCTGGTCACCACCTCGCGGGACAAGAAGCTGCGGATATGGGATGTGCGTCAGGAGCGGCCGGCTCACGAGACGAATGGACACTCGGGGGCCAAGAACAGTCGTTCGGTGTGGCTGGGCGAGCGCGACCGGATCGCGACTACCGGCTTCTCCAAGATGAGTGACCGCCAGCTGGCCTTGTGGGATATCCGTGCGGTGCGCGAACCCATCAATGGTTTCAAGACGTTGGACTCGATCTCCGGGGTGTGCATGCCCTTCTGGGACGATGGTACCAGCTGCTTGTATCTAGCCGGACGAGG TGATGGTAACATCCGATACtttgagctggagaatgacAAATTCGAATTCCTCTCCGAGCACAAGTCTGCCGACCCGCAGCGTGGTATCGCGTTCATGCCTAAGCGCGGTGTGAACATGCACGAGCACGAGGTGGCCCGGGCCTACAAGACGGTCAACGACACATACATCGAGCCCGTTTCGTTCATCGTTCCCCGTCGATCCGAGAACTTCCAGGATGACATCTACCCGGCCACGATTGGCGTGACCCCGGCCATGGGCTCGTCcgactggctggctggcaAAGAGGCGATTCCTCCCAAGATCTCCATGGCCAGCCTGTACGATGGCGAGGGTATCCAGGAGGTGTCTGGAAGTCAGGACAAGCCGACGGGCTCTATGGAGCCTGTTGAGCCCACGCCCGTCGAGAAGAAACCTGAGCCGGTGGCCAAAaagccggagccggagccggagccggaaCCAAGCCCCGTGGTGAAGCCAGCTCCGTCGATGAAGGAGCAAGGGGCGTCAatggcggccatggtgaaCAAGTttgccgacgacgaggaggatgccgaatccgttgaagaagatgacgacgccTCCAGTTTTGAGGAGGTTTCCAAGCCGGTTGAGCGCGCCGCTCGACCGGTTGTGGCCGAGTCGTCCTCTCCCCGTGTCAGCAGCCCTCTGCGACCGAAAGAGGAGCCCATGCCGCAACCAAGCGTCGCT ACCAAAACCGTCTCATCCCCGGCTAGCGAATCGAGCTTACCCGCCGCTACCGTGCACCGGGAAATTgaagagatcaagaaccTGATTGCTGAGCAGACCAAGACGATTGCCGCGCAGGCccagcagatgcagatccTAACGGGGGAAATCGAGTCGCTCAAGAGCAAGCTGAACTAG